The Xenopus tropicalis strain Nigerian chromosome 1, UCB_Xtro_10.0, whole genome shotgun sequence DNA segment CCACTGTTATACTCACCCCAGCCACGCCTACCTACCACTCTTATACTCACCCCAGCCACGCCTACCTACCACTCTTATACTCACCCCAGCCACACCTACCTACCATTCTTATACTTACCGCAGCCACTCCTACCTACAACTCTTATACTCACCCCAGCCACTCCTACCTGCCACTCTTATACTCACCCCAGCCACTCCTACTTACCACTCTTATACTCACCTCAGCCACTCCTACCTACCACTCTTATACTCACCCCAGCCACTCCTACCTACCACTCTTATACTCACCCCAGCCACTCCTACCTTCCACTGTTTTACTCACCCCAGACACTCCTACCTACCACTCTTATACTCACCCCAGCCACTCCTACCTACCACTCTTATATTCACCCCAGCCACTTCTACCTACCACTGTTTTACTCACCCCAGCCACTTTTACATATCCTGCTCATATTTCACCCTATCCTTcccctagtgcagtgatccccagccagtggctagggggctcaccaaccccttggatgttgctctcagtgcccccaaaccaggcagttatttttgaattcctgacttggtggcaagttttggttgaataaatacaagatttactaccacatagaggctacctaatagccaatcttagtccttatttggctcctccatgaacttttatgatgcttgtgttgctccccaagtctttttgcatttgactgtggctcacgaataagaaaggttggggacccctgccctagtgtGTCACAATTACTGGGAGTTGCTAAACTTATTGGCCACTAGGTGGTGTTGATCTGTTCGTAACTATCATGAGCtaattattatgttggtttgaaaaacccaacatactgttctacGACTTCAGCGTATTCTTctgattcttctttttcttcttattcttagcgcacCCCGTTTTCTaaaaagcacaagaaaaaaagggggaaaaagcaCACAAACGGAATTGCTGGTgttaaaaaatacctccaacctgtttattgcagagtgtacatacagaccaaacgtttcaagagctacatgctctcttcatcagtAGAAAAAGCACACACTCTTCAtccactgatgaagagagcatgtagctcttgatacgtttggtctgtatgtacactctgcaataaacaggttggaggtaacCATACAGACGCAGGGAGAACATACAGGCTCTCttcagatagtgccctggctggaatcaaagtCAGGACCTACTGAGCCCCCCTGTATTAGTATAAATCcacatatttattaatacagagtTCCTGTGCACGGAGGAGGGCACCACTTTCCCTGTAGTTAAATTCTAGGGGCCACATTGTGCCTGTTGTGACATTAAATGACATAAAATGAGGGCTACACTGTGCCTATCTATTGTATATGTCAGTACTGTGATTCAAAGTTTGCATCAAAGTTCTAATGCTAGAGAGCCAAACTATGCCTGTCGTGCAGTTCTGATGGCCACACTGTGTCTATCATGAAATGCTTAGGGCCATACTGTACCTAATGAAAAATTCTGGGGCTACACTGTGCCTGTCATTGGGGGCTGAATAGGTGGCCCACTCTTCATTTTTGATCTATTGAAAGTACATAGAATAAGTGCAGCATTATATGCACTGTGTAAGTGGCTCATATAAAGCCCCATTTACTTCAGTTTTTTCCCTTACTGTCCTTTCTAACTAATACTATTGTCCCTTTTTTCGAAATTTCATCTTTTATTTTAGTAACATTTTAGAAACATTATTAGCGACAATAGTGCCCATTGGgcaatcatttttttatatattaaaacagcCAAACAAGTAAAATCCATGTTTGCCCAACAAGCAAAGGAAGGCCAAGCCGGCCCGGTGCCCCAGGCCACTCAGCCCGCCACCTCACCCCCACCACTTCCCTCTCTGCTACCCCCGTGCGTATACGAATGGGGACACTGTAGAGGGGGGAACAAGGTGCACAGATACTGTGAAGGGGGGGACCAATGGGAAATCAGCTacgggggtaagagatcccagactagggtTAGCAAAAGAGGTATCTGCCTagtgccccctcactgttgcaccctaggcaggcgcctcttctacctacccctagttcaggcccaaCCAACATGCTTTACATTCACTAGTATGCATTAAAAAggtatttgttttgtttggtttGGGACACGTGGTTTAACATTTAGCTTGGGTTTTAGAGCCCCTTTAAATCATATAAGCTGTGATTGAGATAATGGTTAAAACAACAGTGCTTTGACTTTGGAGATGCTAGACTGTCCCTAAAGCTAAGAactatttttttcatctttttttacttccatttttGAGCGCGCTGAGACTTATGTGGTAAATATAAACTTTTACTTTAAAATTTCATTGCAGTGATTTCAACAAGGTCCTCTTTAAGCTTTCTGTCCACAAATGATAAACAATTGATGTTTAgctaatttaaattatttaatttctaATTAATCTCTGATTCTGACAAATTAGCAGAGGTAAGATTATTTCCTCTTGGgtagggatgggcgaaataattcgcacAGAGAATAAATTATCTGCGTGAAAATAAAATTCACTTTGATGCGGGCTGCGCTTTCTCTGACACGCGCGTCGGCTTTTAttgcgtgcgtcaaaagaatggcGCAAACGTTAAAAAAACTACACACTTGTCCTTGAAAATTTAATATAGTAACGGCTTTAATCCCACATTAACCCTTTTGTGGGTGTGTTTGCTTGTAATGGCATTATGCTTTAAGGAAACATGCTTGCTGTAGGCTGACTTTAAGTAAATATGTAATGGTGCTGCAAAAATACACCTGGCATAGTGACATAGTAGCATGAGAATGTTACACCTTCACTCCTCTTTATGCTGCTTATGAATTTAGATTTGCTGCCATTGTTGCAGCAGTTTGCTGTACAATAATGATGCCATATTGCTTATCACACCTTGTTGTACAGACTGATTTACATTTTGACATTGGAGATGGTTAGACTGTCCCTAAAgttaggaatattttttttctaattgttttttGTATACTGTTTTAATTTCCATTGCCAATAATTCTGTGATTTTAGGTAAACTGATTCCCCGTGGGTAACTATAGATACATGCTCCAGCTTAGGTTTGCCTTAAACCTTATGAGCTGTGACtttgctgatgatgtcacaatgctttGGAACACACCCTGTACAGCTTGCTTtatgctgatgatgtcacaatgctttGGAACACACCCTGTACAGCTTGCTGGTGATGTCATAATGGTCAACTGACATCTTAAGCAGTTTGCTGTAAACTGTTCTCATTTGTGCTTTGGCTTTGGAGATGGCTCTACTGTCTCTGAAGCTAACagcaatttttttattcttttttgcaATCTATGTTTTAATTTCTATTTCTGAGAGCGCTGAGACTTGTGGTAAGTATTATTTAAAGGGGCTGGGTATACATAATGAACTTTATTAATGTATttgataaatattatatattacataacccctgtaTGTagattaaataacattttagccaattacattttcattagctATATGTAGCTGATTGTTTAATTTAGAATAACCATTTTTCACTTAAAGCATTGCACTGTATTGAATTCTCTCTTTTCCGTAACAGAATGTGGAAAAAGGCCTCTAATAAAGGACAGCCAGCGTAACTCTCGTATAGTTGGAGGAGTAAATTCCCAGCCAGGAGCATGGCCCTGGCTAGTAAGCATCCAGGCTTGGAGAGGTTCTGATTATGGACATTTCTGTGGCGGCACAATCCTGAACAACCAATGGATTTTGACAGCGGCCCACTGTCTCATCGATTACAAAACGTAAGAATTTTAGCTTTAGTTAAACTAATATTGGAGATGGGAAACTTGATAGTgcagtaaataaataattaactTTAACACTTGCTTCACAAAAAATGtgatttggcccagcatgtggGAGGCCAAACTGGTTGCTTGGTGACTTTGTCAAACAAGTGGATCCCAACATGTATTGCCAGCTAAATATATTTAAGCAAGGTTAACCTAGCTAGGGTTTATTAGGAATAATTAAACAATAAGCTGCACTATATAAGTCATAATTGGAAATACATAATTGATGATTTTTATTAATAAGTCATTGTTGATACTTTCAAATACACATTAGAATGCCTACAAATCTTGACAtgcttttctgttctttttcagAACATTTGACACAATTAGAGTTGTAATTGGAGCACGCAAGCTTTCTAAGCTAGGTTCGGAAACCCAGATTCGAAAGGTTAAACAGCTAATACTTCATGAAAAGTATTTGAGAGAAGGAAAACATTCTTATGACATTGGTTTGATTCTGCTGGATGAGCCCATCAAATTTAATGATTACACCCAGCGGGCCTGTTTACCTTCTGCTTCACTAAATGTGGCACAGAAGACCAACTGCTACGTAGCAGGATGGGGTGTTCTCGAAGAAAAAGGTAATTGTCAATTTTTGCCTTATCATTAGTGCatgattttatatatagatattattacTGAATTACAGTTACGAATGTCCCaatcatttttggattcagaCTCCCAAATATGTCTGAAACTGAGCCTGAAACTAAGCCTAATCTGACCCTTAATTTACATATTCAATTTTGAATTTGTATTATTTCCACAAGGTTAACTTTTTcaattccttttctttttcatatttagAGATAGCAGCTGCAGATATCCTGCAAGAAGCTGGTGTGTTTTTCATCAATAAGGAACTTTGCAACAGCAAGGAGTGGTATAATGGCAAAGTATACCCATACAACCTGTGTGCTGGTCATAAGGAAGGCAAGATTGACAGCTGCCAGGTAGGAGGAATATTCCGCATATAAACTATTGTACTTTTCTATGCAAAAACTGTTTAAGGTTGTGTTAATTTGGCTGTTCTTTTTTTCTAGGGTGACAGTGGAGGTCCCCTTATGTGCAAGAGAAAGACATCTAATGATTATATTGTGGTTGGAGTGACAAGCTGGGGAATAGGCTGTGCCCGAAAGCAACGGCCTGGGATTTACATCTCTACCCAGTATTTTAACGAATGGATTGAAAGCAAGATCACCAAGAAAGCAGAGGGCCAAACTAGGCCAAAGAGGTCTTTACTGAAAAAGATCTTTTTTCCTCAACTACCCACTCAGCTACCGACAACACAGAGTCATAAAGTGAAGCTACAACCGACGGATACATTTGAGCTAGAAGCAGCCAATGAACATCTTACAGATACAAATTCAGTTCAGCGTGTCCAGGTAATACCAACAGCTGATCCTGAGCACGTGGACTTGCTCCAATCTATATGGCATAGTTTGACACAGATTTATAGACGCATCACTGCCTATTTACGCAACCTCCTTACTGGACGCAATGGAGGACTGACTTAACTTGGAGTTGCATTTAGATTACAATGATCTCCTGTaaggactatgaagattttcattcatccaggtcatggtatatctagtataagagCATTCTGGACAAGGGATTCTGGACAATTTCCCCTTTCCGAGGAACGTAACTTCATGTACCTGGACCAGGAATGTATAATTACACCACTGACTGCACTTttgattattatttaaataaagctataaaaaaatttCAATGAATTTCATCTTGGCTGTGATTTGTTATTGGGTAACGATCCCTTTTTTTGTTACATGTATTGGAGGCCCTGTGAATTCTTTCAAATCAACAGTCCTACAGTTTTCTAGGTCTAGTgtaaataaattaacattaattTGGCATCTGCAGTGAGAGACAAACCAAAACAGTTGGCTGtacccaggggtgggccaagccgaccaggcccCCATTGTGTAATGACAAGCGGCTGGGGCAACGATAAGGGAGCGtggactaggggaaggcaggaaaggtttctgcctggcaccccccaattgttACACCCTAGGCAGgcatctcttctgcctaccccaagttctgGCCCTGAGAGACCTGAAATATTACCAGGAAACAGTTAGAGAATCAGCGCTTCCTGAGaacaccattatggggacctgGGGCACTTGCTGGGGCCCTACTTGAGAGTGAAACTCTACCCATGCTTGTATATAGGTAAAACAAAAGATTTAATTTTAGCATTATAAATAGTTGGGTGATGTGCAGGTTCAGTCAGCAGGTGGCGACAAGCCCCCCTTACCATAGCTTATATAAAGGAATGTTTTAGGCAGGCACTTTCTACTTTTACATCTTTAGAGAAATAGACACAACAGAGTCAGACCAGGTGGGTACCAGTTCATTGCTAGGATAGACAAAGATGTAGGAGATTCTAACTAGCTTGCTCTAGGAGCGAGAGTTAGACATGACAGCTAGCAAGGACAGCTTGAGTCCCCATGAGGAGGCCACTGCCACTGCTCATACAAGCAAGAACTTGCAAATTCAATCATCACCCTCCATGGGCCTTTGTTCCGTTCCCTCCCTTGAAATAACTCTCTCTGGTCTTGCACCATATACAACTGAGTCTGCTGCTTAACCCATATTCCAACCATGTAACAGTCACGTAGGCACAGTATGGTAAAACTAGAATATTAAACTGCACATATTCAAGCCCAAGCATCGGGAGGTAATTGAAATGGCAATATGATGCTCTAGTTAGTTTTTTTCCCAGGCCAGTAAAGTATTTTTCCAAAAAGGAGCTCTGGCCCAgggaaaaacatatttatttatttaattggtgGGATATCTAAAAATTTGGCACTCCCTAGTGAAATAGATTTTTCTTGACCTTGAAATGGCACTTTATAGTAAGTAAAACTATAGTAAAACAATTTCCTCCACAGGCAGTGGTGGCTAATGGGGTAGAAAATGCCCCAAACAAGCACTATTCTGCCTGTACTGGGAGGCAACTCCGGTTGTGGACAGccatgcagcgccggatttctttaTCGGTTCCACCAAAATTTTCTGTGAGCAAATTTTACTTTTGTCTGGACGGCATGCCAAAAtctatgccaccctaggcccgggcctttgtggccttgccatgGCCTTcagccatatagttacatagttacatagttacatagggttgaaaaaagacctgtgtccatcaagttcaacccatccaagtaaacccagcacacctaacccacacctaccaatctatacactcacatacataaactataaatacaaccactagtactaactgtagatattagtatcacaatagccttggatattctgattgatcaagaactcatccaggcccctcttaaaggcattaacagaatctgccattaccacatcactaggaagggcattccacaacctcactgccatgTTTGGCCACACACGTGTACATTATGAGTGAGTGTCCAAGTAAGCTAAAAAGCCTGTGCAAAAGCCCTTACCTGTCATTCTTCTCTGCTTCAGGCAGGGAGGACTGAGAAGTTAACTAAAAGTGCGCTAAATGAGGCAAACTTCATATTAAAGAATGGGATGTTTGGCTCAAAAAGTTACTTTTTAGCCTCTGGTAAAATGCCACCTGACACAATGTTCCCACCTTGCCTCATTACAGAAGTTCCTTGATTAAAGAATTGATAGAAAACATTGGGTACAGGTATTACAAAAAAAGGTACAAATTAAAGATGTGAGTGGCAGGGGGACAATGGAGTATGCAAGAAAGTCAAAAGGAATTTGATCTTGAGAAGTGCAATGGCTTAAGAGTAATGGAATAATTTAAGTATCTCCCTTCCATTAGTGGATGGAGCCTGATGGGATATGAAatctaaagtatatatatatatataa contains these protein-coding regions:
- the LOC116412122 gene encoding acrosin-like; the encoded protein is MALLSLKLTAIFLFFFAIYVLISISESAETCECGKRPLIKDSQRNSRIVGGVNSQPGAWPWLVSIQAWRGSDYGHFCGGTILNNQWILTAAHCLIDYKTTFDTIRVVIGARKLSKLGSETQIRKVKQLILHEKYLREGKHSYDIGLILLDEPIKFNDYTQRACLPSASLNVAQKTNCYVAGWGVLEEKEIAAADILQEAGVFFINKELCNSKEWYNGKVYPYNLCAGHKEGKIDSCQGDSGGPLMCKRKTSNDYIVVGVTSWGIGCARKQRPGIYISTQYFNEWIESKITKKAEGQTRPKRSLLKKIFFPQLPTQLPTTQSHKVKLQPTDTFELEAANEHLTDTNSVQRVQVIPTADPEHVDLLQSIWHSLTQIYRRITAYLRNLLTGRNGGLT